DNA sequence from the Stenotrophomonas sp. 24(2023) genome:
TGGCGATCGCCGCGCTGCGGCGCTGAGCCGACGCGGCTCCCTGTGGATCCACGCCATGCGTGGATGTTGTTCTGTAGATCCACGCCATGCGTGGATGAGGTTCTTACCCGCCGGCCGGCTTCCAGCACCAATGCCACGGCTCGTAGACGATGCCATGCGGATTGTCGCGCGGGTAACTCAGGTGGAAGCCATGCGCCCCGGCATGGGCCTGCAGCCACGCAAACGCAGGCGTGCCCTCGAAGCTTTCTTCCGCGGGTGCATCACCGGGCGTGCCGATGTCCAGCGCATGCCCCCCATGGTGCTCGCTGAAACCGGGCGCGGCATTGACGGTGAGAATCTGCGCCACCGTCAGTCCGCGTGCCAGCTTCCGCTCGAAGATGCCCAGCTGGTAGGCATGGCTGCGGTAGCCGGAAATGGCATCTAGGGCGATGCCTTCGCGCGCGGCATGCAGGCGCAGCCGCCGCCAGGCCTGCGCGGCGGGGCGACGCAGCCACAGCGGGCGATGGAAGCGGTCGCGACCGGCGTAGTGCAGCAGGGCCGGTTCGGCTTCCAGCCGCAGCCCGCTGTCGGCGGCGTAGCGCGCGGCATCCAGCCCCAGCTGCGCCAGCCGTGCCTGCAGGCCGGCCATCGGCAGCCACTGTGCCTCCAGTGCGGCGCGGCGGGTGTCCAGTGTGGCCAGCGCGAGGTCTACGCCGGGTTCGCGCGGCAGGTGCGTTACCAGCGAATGCACGCCGCGTGGCAGTACTGCGGCCAGGTAGCGTCCATCGTGTTTGCGCCGCAGCACCCACTGCGCCTGCGCAAGCAGGCGTGCGTCGGTGCTGCTGCGCGCGCGCAGCAGGGCGGCCGGCCACAGCTCGATGGCGTCGGTGTTGAGCAGCAGCGGTGGGGTGCGGTGCATCCGCGCAGCTTACTGCGGCGGCGACAGCGCGGCCACCTTGTGCAGTGCGTCCAGCAGGGCTTGTGGCCGGTCCATGCTCAGCAGCAGCACGCTGCCACCGCGCACCGGCAGTGCCAGTACCCGGGTGCGGTCGGTGACCAGGGCAAACCCCTTCTGGCCGCCCTGCAGGCGGAAGTGGCCGGACAGGAAGCCGGGCATGCTGTAGCCGTTGGTCTTGAAGCGGACGGCGTAGTGGCGGTCCTTGCGCAGGTCGACCAGCGCCGCCTGGTCCAGCAGCAGGTCGGCGACCGGCGTGCGGCGGCGGTACAGCGTTGAACGCACGTCCAGCACGCTGCCATCCAGTTCCACCCGGCGCCGGAAGAAGGCGATGGCCAGCAGCGCGGCGATCAGCAGCATCACGCCGATGCTCCACGCCGCGCTTCCCTGCATCAGGAAGAAGGGCGGGGTGGCGCTGATCTCGATCCACGGTGCGGCGCCGGCCGGTCGCCGCAGCTGGTGGTAGGTGCTCAGGCCCAGCACCAGCAGCACCGGCGCCAGCACCCACAGCACGCGCAGGGACGAGCTGTCGGCCACACCGAAACGGCGCGGGTCGCTGCCGCTCATCGCTGCACCTCCACCCAGTGCGCGACGTCGGCGATCAGCTGTGCGTCCACGTGCCCGGGCCGGCTGTATTCCTGCAGCGACCCTGCGCCTGTACCGGCAATCCCCAGGTGGTTCAGGGCCGGGTAGTCCTTCAGTGCCGCGCCGGGCTGGCCGGCCAGCGCCTGCTGCCACAGCTGCCAGTCGGTAGCGGTTACCTGGAAGTCACGGCCGCCCTGCAGCAGC
Encoded proteins:
- a CDS encoding M15 family metallopeptidase; its protein translation is MHRTPPLLLNTDAIELWPAALLRARSSTDARLLAQAQWVLRRKHDGRYLAAVLPRGVHSLVTHLPREPGVDLALATLDTRRAALEAQWLPMAGLQARLAQLGLDAARYAADSGLRLEAEPALLHYAGRDRFHRPLWLRRPAAQAWRRLRLHAAREGIALDAISGYRSHAYQLGIFERKLARGLTVAQILTVNAAPGFSEHHGGHALDIGTPGDAPAEESFEGTPAFAWLQAHAGAHGFHLSYPRDNPHGIVYEPWHWCWKPAGG